Proteins from a single region of bacterium:
- a CDS encoding bifunctional folylpolyglutamate synthase/dihydrofolate synthase has protein sequence MSVKETLKYLYDLQFFGMKLGLENTIKLLKTLNNPQHTFPSIHVAGTNGKGSTCSMMASIFQAAKLKTGLYTSPHILNFSERIRVNGSEIPESEIIHITEKMKKTIDELRCTFFEATTVMAFDYFANQQIDIGIIETGLGGRLDATNVVVPEVSVITNIGMDHTEHLGTTLDAIAGEKAGIIKEQVPCLIGPIEAELKPVFKNIADARQSPLFFYDDIVQVTSKKLTDHGSLVDLYFKVNNHGYALNELEINLAGHHQIQNAVMAVAAVRLQKKFEVSESAIREGLCSVDWKGRLQIIQHQPLIIADAAHNPMGMQKLRESIETIYRSKYDRMILVLGMLADKDFESCVNAIAGIFDTIYTVTPNSPRALSAETLAKVAKQRHAQVFVGGSVNSTVEKIKTGMTDRDLLVIAGSHFVLSEIF, from the coding sequence AACAATCCGCAGCATACCTTTCCTTCGATCCATGTCGCCGGAACCAATGGTAAAGGTTCGACATGTTCCATGATGGCTTCGATTTTTCAAGCTGCCAAATTGAAAACAGGACTGTACACATCACCGCATATTTTGAATTTTTCCGAGCGAATTCGTGTCAATGGTTCGGAAATTCCTGAAAGCGAAATCATTCATATCACTGAGAAAATGAAGAAGACAATCGATGAACTTCGCTGCACTTTTTTTGAAGCAACGACCGTGATGGCATTCGATTATTTTGCCAATCAGCAAATTGATATCGGAATTATTGAGACCGGTTTAGGTGGCCGTTTAGACGCAACTAACGTAGTTGTGCCGGAAGTGTCGGTTATTACTAACATTGGAATGGATCACACTGAACACTTAGGAACAACTTTGGATGCTATTGCTGGAGAAAAAGCAGGGATTATTAAAGAACAAGTTCCTTGTTTGATCGGGCCGATTGAAGCCGAATTAAAACCTGTTTTTAAAAACATTGCTGATGCACGTCAGTCTCCATTATTTTTTTACGACGATATAGTGCAAGTTACATCCAAAAAATTGACGGATCATGGAAGTTTGGTTGATCTTTATTTCAAAGTGAATAACCATGGATATGCCCTGAATGAATTAGAGATCAATTTAGCCGGACATCATCAAATTCAGAATGCCGTTATGGCCGTAGCTGCGGTGAGGCTGCAGAAAAAATTTGAAGTAAGTGAGTCAGCTATTCGCGAAGGATTGTGTTCCGTCGATTGGAAAGGACGGCTGCAGATCATCCAGCATCAGCCACTGATTATCGCCGATGCGGCCCATAATCCTATGGGGATGCAAAAACTTCGTGAGAGCATTGAAACGATTTATCGCTCGAAATACGATAGAATGATTCTTGTTCTGGGCATGCTGGCCGATAAAGATTTTGAATCGTGTGTGAATGCGATTGCCGGTATCTTTGATACAATTTACACAGTCACACCGAACAGCCCAAGAGCCTTGTCAGCCGAAACTCTAGCGAAGGTGGCCAAGCAACGACACGCACAAGTATTTGTGGGCGGTTCAGTGAACTCGACCGTGGAAAAAATCAAAACCGGCATGACTGATCGGGATCTACTGGTCATTGCCGGTTCACATTTTGTGTTATCGGAAATTTTTTAG
- a CDS encoding aminopeptidase P family protein — protein MNYSERIEKLRSRFEKLNVSYFLTIFPPHVHYLTGFTGSNGLCLIGRSSVHFLTDGRYIEQSKQQVQNADIRITGIGQNIFDKLSECKFLPDKSHVGFESMHISFQSHADLVSKLPSCRFLPTQNAIETIARIKDRFEIESLRKAIAITEKTFETIIKEIKPGMTELEIAGRIVWLMRQFGGEREAFETIIAAGARSALPHARPTNAKVQTGEVLLFDFGAVYNGYHADMTRTVVVGRASDLQRRIYGTVKSAVEKAIAAAKPGLPTAEVDRVARSIITEQGYGDYFTHSLGHGIGLEIHEAPLLGRTDTTLLEEGNVVTIEPGIYLPDQFGIRIENDVCITSDGCENLMRLPIDLIEI, from the coding sequence ATGAACTACTCCGAGCGTATTGAAAAACTTCGTTCTCGTTTCGAGAAATTAAATGTCTCTTACTTTCTGACCATTTTTCCTCCGCACGTGCATTATCTCACCGGGTTTACCGGATCGAACGGACTGTGCTTGATCGGACGATCTTCCGTTCATTTTCTTACCGACGGACGCTACATCGAACAATCCAAACAACAAGTTCAAAACGCCGACATCCGTATCACCGGCATTGGTCAAAACATTTTTGACAAATTATCCGAATGTAAATTTTTACCGGACAAAAGCCATGTTGGGTTTGAATCGATGCATATAAGTTTTCAATCGCATGCAGATTTAGTTTCGAAACTACCGTCATGTCGATTTCTGCCAACTCAAAACGCCATTGAAACGATTGCACGGATCAAAGATCGTTTTGAAATTGAAAGCCTGCGCAAAGCCATTGCTATTACTGAAAAAACATTTGAAACGATCATCAAAGAAATCAAACCCGGAATGACGGAATTGGAAATAGCCGGCCGTATCGTCTGGTTGATGCGGCAATTCGGAGGTGAAAGAGAAGCGTTTGAAACAATAATTGCCGCCGGCGCGCGAAGCGCTCTGCCGCACGCACGTCCGACGAATGCAAAGGTTCAGACCGGTGAAGTATTATTGTTTGATTTCGGCGCCGTCTACAACGGTTATCATGCCGACATGACGCGGACCGTGGTCGTTGGGCGGGCATCCGATTTACAACGTCGTATTTATGGTACTGTTAAAAGCGCTGTCGAAAAAGCAATAGCGGCTGCAAAACCGGGATTACCGACAGCTGAAGTGGACCGCGTTGCACGTTCGATTATTACCGAACAGGGATACGGTGACTATTTCACACACTCCCTTGGCCACGGCATCGGTTTGGAAATTCACGAAGCACCTCTTCTGGGAAGAACGGATACCACTTTGCTTGAAGAAGGCAATGTCGTAACGATCGAGCCCGGGATATATTTACCCGACCAATTTGGCATACGCATCGAAAATGACGTGTGTATTACCAGTGACGGTTGCGAAAACCTGATGCGTTTACCGATCGATCTGATAGAAATCTAG
- a CDS encoding ATP-dependent Clp protease proteolytic subunit, with translation MNSYLQDELLHKLHDDEEENEKDDAKEDPLSKKMMEYFLESRIVLLFEQIEPKVTRRIITQLLFLNAQDPKKEIKMYINSPGGVADDGLAIYDLIKLIDAPVKTIVCGLAASAAAIILVAAKKENRLALPNSRIMIHQPLGGARGSTKDIEISARQIIRLREQLNEILAKETGQPIKQVQEDTNRDYWFTTDEAIKYGMISRQVEKMSAI, from the coding sequence ATGAATTCGTACCTGCAGGATGAACTTTTGCATAAGTTACATGACGACGAAGAGGAAAATGAAAAAGACGACGCCAAAGAAGATCCTCTCAGCAAAAAAATGATGGAATATTTTCTTGAATCGCGAATCGTTCTTCTCTTCGAGCAGATCGAGCCGAAAGTTACGCGCCGAATTATTACACAACTGCTTTTCCTGAACGCACAAGATCCTAAAAAAGAAATTAAAATGTATATCAATTCGCCCGGTGGCGTGGCCGATGATGGTCTAGCCATTTATGACCTGATCAAACTGATTGACGCGCCGGTCAAGACGATTGTCTGCGGACTCGCCGCCAGTGCCGCGGCCATTATCCTTGTCGCCGCGAAAAAAGAAAACCGGCTCGCTTTGCCTAATTCCCGTATTATGATTCATCAGCCTCTGGGCGGTGCTCGCGGCAGCACAAAAGATATTGAAATCAGCGCGCGCCAGATTATTCGCCTGCGCGAGCAACTCAATGAAATTCTGGCGAAGGAAACCGGTCAACCAATCAAACAGGTACAGGAAGACACCAATCGTGATTATTGGTTTACTACGGACGAAGCGATCAAATATGGAATGATTTCACGTCAGGTTGAAAAAATGAGCGCGATCTGA
- a CDS encoding (2Fe-2S) ferredoxin domain-containing protein — MAKYKHHIFICQNTRENGHPRGCCNPENQSTLIKLFKEALTKHGLKDTVRSNRSGCLDQCEHGPTVVIYPDATWYGWVKETDVEEIVQSLAEGRTVERLQIKDSCINSPACEHRKKN; from the coding sequence ATGGCTAAATATAAACATCATATCTTCATTTGTCAGAATACGCGGGAAAACGGCCACCCACGCGGCTGTTGCAATCCTGAAAATCAAAGCACTTTAATAAAACTTTTCAAAGAGGCGTTGACAAAACATGGATTAAAAGATACCGTTCGTTCGAACAGATCAGGCTGTCTTGATCAATGCGAACACGGGCCGACGGTTGTCATTTATCCGGATGCTACGTGGTACGGATGGGTTAAGGAAACGGATGTGGAAGAAATAGTACAATCACTTGCAGAAGGACGCACGGTCGAGCGATTGCAAATCAAAGATTCATGCATTAATTCTCCGGCATGCGAACACAGAAAGAAAAACTAA
- a CDS encoding pyridoxine 5'-phosphate synthase, with the protein MKRLGIEIDAIVRMREFGDQSTPDPIHAIAMIEMAGTDGIVYTISEKPSSAEERDLRILRDCIHTHFNLRIPMSEAMVAKAIQARPEMVTLIHAGYPSSPINLLGQESVIQTAVDKLRQGGAVTNILIEPSVDQIKAAVKIGVDYVELYTAHYATADSLAKMEQELENLKTIAMAASKLNLGISASGSLHYGNLRPIMSIEAIEEINIGHSVCARALFVGLDKAIRDVIDIIHA; encoded by the coding sequence TTGAAACGATTGGGAATAGAAATCGATGCCATCGTCCGCATGCGTGAATTTGGCGACCAGTCGACACCGGATCCCATTCATGCCATAGCCATGATCGAAATGGCCGGAACAGATGGAATTGTATACACGATATCCGAAAAGCCATCGTCAGCGGAAGAGCGGGATTTAAGAATTCTGCGGGATTGTATCCACACACATTTTAATTTACGCATTCCGATGTCTGAAGCAATGGTTGCCAAAGCAATCCAGGCGCGTCCGGAAATGGTAACGCTGATCCACGCAGGATATCCATCAAGTCCGATCAATCTGCTCGGACAGGAAAGCGTCATTCAGACTGCCGTTGATAAACTGCGTCAAGGCGGAGCCGTCACGAACATTTTGATTGAACCATCAGTGGATCAAATCAAGGCAGCCGTTAAAATCGGCGTCGATTATGTTGAATTGTACACAGCTCATTATGCGACGGCCGACAGTCTGGCTAAAATGGAACAGGAACTGGAAAACCTCAAAACTATTGCGATGGCTGCATCAAAATTAAATTTAGGCATTAGTGCGTCCGGTAGCTTACATTACGGCAATCTTCGCCCCATTATGTCTATCGAAGCCATTGAAGAAATCAATATCGGCCATAGTGTTTGTGCGCGGGCGTTATTCGTCGGTCTCGACAAAGCCATCCGGGACGTTATCGATATTATTCATGCATAA